One genomic region from Halobacteriovorax sp. HLS encodes:
- a CDS encoding META domain-containing protein: MKLTAILPLILLFSSCQMNPTSKTQNIFGKWKIVSILNKEVSTKLNPYIIINEDLSVKGNNGCNNFFANLIETKGIYTFSKMGATKRLCDDQANMMEFMFNKITSSTKNIIIKDNMLNIISKANETIVATRD; the protein is encoded by the coding sequence ATGAAATTGACAGCTATTTTGCCTTTAATACTTCTTTTTTCATCTTGTCAGATGAATCCAACTTCCAAAACACAGAATATTTTTGGAAAATGGAAAATTGTATCTATATTAAACAAAGAAGTATCTACAAAACTGAACCCTTATATCATTATCAACGAAGACTTATCAGTTAAAGGTAATAATGGTTGCAACAATTTTTTCGCAAATCTAATAGAAACTAAAGGCATATACACATTTTCTAAAATGGGTGCAACAAAGCGACTATGTGATGATCAAGCTAATATGATGGAATTCATGTTCAACAAAATTACTTCTAGTACTAAAAATATAATTATAAAAGACAATATGCTAAATATTATTTCGAAAGCAAATGAAACTATTGTAGCGACGAGAGACTAA
- a CDS encoding DUF808 family protein has product MAYSLLALIDDVAAVLDDVGVMTKVALKKTSAVMSDDLAVNANQVDGAHPTRELPIVWKIFKGSLINKVIAISLILVINLIYPPLNTFLLICGGLYLAYEGAHKVLEYFVSSKTKKNVEFSEKEKIAGAIRTDLVLSFEIIIIAKSYITGQFLEQLLTLSVVGILASIIIYGLVAVIVKIDDLGCLLVQRGFKSMGLLLVTIMPYFMKLLSIVGTIAMFLVAGGIFTHAFHLQFIEIESIQNAILGIIVGLVVCTFEMIFKKLIRK; this is encoded by the coding sequence ATGGCATACAGTTTATTAGCACTTATTGATGATGTTGCTGCAGTTCTTGATGACGTTGGGGTTATGACTAAGGTCGCCTTAAAGAAAACTTCTGCTGTGATGAGTGATGATCTAGCTGTTAATGCAAACCAAGTAGATGGAGCTCATCCAACTAGAGAGCTGCCGATAGTATGGAAAATATTTAAAGGCTCATTAATAAATAAAGTTATTGCGATAAGTCTTATACTTGTAATTAATCTCATTTATCCTCCACTTAATACTTTCTTGTTAATATGTGGAGGTCTCTATCTTGCTTATGAAGGAGCGCATAAAGTTCTTGAATATTTTGTTTCTAGTAAGACAAAAAAGAATGTCGAGTTTTCTGAGAAGGAAAAAATAGCAGGAGCAATAAGAACGGATTTGGTTCTATCTTTTGAGATAATAATTATAGCGAAGAGTTATATAACTGGTCAGTTTTTAGAGCAGTTATTAACCTTAAGTGTTGTTGGTATCTTGGCCTCTATTATTATTTACGGTCTGGTTGCAGTTATTGTTAAGATTGATGATCTAGGATGTCTTTTAGTGCAAAGAGGCTTTAAGTCAATGGGGCTACTTCTTGTTACGATTATGCCTTATTTTATGAAGCTACTAAGTATTGTCGGTACCATCGCAATGTTCTTGGTGGCAGGTGGTATATTTACTCATGCATTTCATTTGCAGTTTATCGAGATTGAATCAATCCAAAATGCTATTTTAGGAATAATAGTAGGTCTTGTTGTGTGTACTTTTGAGATGATATTTAAGAAGCTTATAAGAAAATGA
- the rlmN gene encoding 23S rRNA (adenine(2503)-C(2))-methyltransferase RlmN, which produces MKIAKRFELFYFRYMKLSFYDLTFTDLLEVLHKNQLNSFGAQNLYNWFYKQKKSYPCKMELSQETKNFLENRYSFDLPKIHKVIESEDKTVKFLFELNDGSKVETVLIPFHQKYSICLSSQVGCAMKCSFCFTGTQGLKRNLATSEIVGQFIAAWQWLERNRPNEVRILNIVYMGQGEPLHNFDAVKKSCEIFLSKNGTSIGPKKITISTSGYIPGLKRWKDEIPGVNLALSLHSTETQKRNELIPINKKYPLEDVITYIDSIPLSKKQFITYEYLLIKDFNDSIEDAKKTGELLKGKEAYINLIPFNPYPGTSYERPTDQKVEDFKKELQKFKIPALIRTTKGDDVLAACGQLNTAQND; this is translated from the coding sequence ATGAAGATTGCCAAAAGGTTCGAACTATTCTACTTTCGCTATATGAAATTGTCCTTTTACGACCTTACTTTTACAGACCTTCTTGAAGTGCTACATAAGAATCAGCTCAATAGCTTTGGTGCACAAAACCTATACAACTGGTTTTATAAACAAAAAAAGTCCTATCCTTGTAAGATGGAGCTATCTCAGGAAACGAAGAACTTTCTTGAAAATAGATATTCTTTTGATCTTCCAAAAATACATAAAGTTATTGAATCTGAAGATAAGACAGTAAAATTTCTCTTTGAGCTAAATGACGGCTCTAAAGTAGAGACAGTGCTCATCCCCTTTCATCAAAAGTATTCGATCTGCCTCTCCTCTCAAGTTGGCTGTGCGATGAAATGCTCTTTTTGCTTTACAGGAACGCAGGGGCTAAAGAGAAATCTAGCAACTTCTGAGATTGTGGGACAATTCATAGCTGCATGGCAATGGCTTGAAAGAAATCGACCTAATGAAGTTAGAATTTTAAATATTGTTTATATGGGCCAAGGGGAACCATTACATAACTTTGATGCTGTTAAGAAATCTTGCGAAATTTTTCTTTCTAAAAATGGTACTTCAATTGGTCCTAAGAAAATAACAATTTCGACATCTGGCTACATTCCTGGGTTAAAAAGATGGAAAGATGAAATCCCAGGAGTTAATCTTGCCTTGTCACTCCACTCCACGGAAACTCAAAAAAGAAATGAGCTCATTCCTATTAATAAGAAATATCCGCTTGAAGATGTTATCACATACATTGACTCAATCCCTCTGAGTAAGAAACAGTTTATTACATATGAATATCTACTTATTAAAGATTTCAACGATAGTATTGAAGATGCCAAAAAAACGGGAGAGCTTTTAAAAGGAAAAGAAGCGTATATCAACTTAATTCCTTTTAATCCTTACCCAGGAACATCTTACGAAAGACCAACTGATCAAAAAGTTGAAGACTTTAAAAAGGAATTACAAAAATTTAAAATACCTGCTCTGATTCGAACAACTAAAGGTGATGATGTTCTTGCCGCTTGCGGACAACTGAATACTGCTCAAAACGATTGA